A stretch of the Vigna radiata var. radiata cultivar VC1973A chromosome 9, Vradiata_ver6, whole genome shotgun sequence genome encodes the following:
- the LOC106773760 gene encoding protein FAM32A, whose amino-acid sequence MSSYDNVVGGKLKLKGKALDVAGGVKKKKKKNKRNQDQLLQVAEDEISAGGSAEQGKDSNEEDTNTARELSSGKGKVAHYDDHLTPAERRYIEQREQLDVHRLAKIANKSHRDRIQDFNQYLANMSEHYDIPKVGPG is encoded by the exons ATGTCATCGTATGACAATGTTGTTGGTGGGAAATTGAAGCTGAAGGGGAAAGCACTTGATGTGGCGGGTggggtgaagaagaagaaaaagaagaacaagagAAACCAAGATCAACTCCTGCAAGTTGCCGAAGATGAAATTTCAGCAG GTGGAAGTGCAGAACAAGGTAAAGATTCTAATGAGGAGGATACAAATACGGCGAGGGAATTGAGCAGTGGGAAAGGGAAGGTTGCCCATTATGATGATCATCTTACCCCGGCAGAGAGGAGATACATTGAGCAGAGGGAGCAACTTGATGTTCACAGATTGGCCAAGATTGCTAATAAATCTCACCGTGATAGAATTCAAGATTTCAACCAGTATCTTGCAAACATGAGCGAGCATTATGATATTCCTAAAGTTGGTCCTGGATGA